The region CTTACGTGTCCTCCAAATCCAAATAATTAGATCACATTTATTCTGAAGTCACAAGAGGTGATATAAGTCAGGGACAGACTGGAAGCTTTACCAAGTCACCATTTAATCGTAACACTCTACTGCTTTCGCCAGTGCTGTAAAACTACTGAGACCTGAACGGCTTCCCATAACTCACTGCAACAACTGAGCGTCACAAAGCAGCCGCAAGCACCAAAGTTCAGGACCAAGGAGAGATTCCTCCCTCAGGTGTCACAAAAGCAAACTGCAGTCAGCCTGCGGATACCGTCCCTCCCCATCTTCGGCCTTTCCACCAGCGCACCTCAAAGTGCTTCGCATTTCAGAACGAGCCCTCCTTCCCACGCAGGACCAGCAGTCTGGGAAACCCAACTGGGGAGACCAGCGTCAGCCTCCCAGGGCTTCTAGTCCTGAGCACTTCAACTGCAAGGCCACGGTTCTTCCCTTATTCCTCCCAGTGTATCAGCAGGCAGATTCCgcagcagctctcagcagcttattttaaaaattctgcacTTCCAGACTAGTAATTCTAAGGGATCAGCGGACTGTACCGCACTAACAGCATCAGAGAACACTGAAGGTTGCCAGCACAGTCTGAAGAACAGGCTGTTCTGCTATTACACTATCCCTGCAAAAGTCCTTCCAAACACACACATTACTTGAAAAATCTGTGAGAAGCACAGTTAGTATTAATATTAGTATTAAAGATCGCAGCAGATACTTGGGTCAAACTATTTAGtcaaataggaaataaaaggaaataccATCCTTGTTCGCATCATATAGTACAAGGCACAGAGAGACAAATGTGTTTCATGGTTCAGGGGCATCACAGCATCACTCACCTTGTACTGGGTGTTTTCCACTCATCTCTCGCCGGCTGATCGAGCAGAGACATCATGGAATAATTGTCCAACATGAGACCATCAGGGTCATCTGTCTGACCTGGGAGCTTCCCAAGAGGGAAGTCTTTCCACTGCACTTCATCTGGGTAAAAACAGTACAGAAACAAGAAGTCTGAGCTCCCCAGAGATTTTCAAAGCTCCCCCCAAGTCCACAAATACTGTCTCATGCAACTCAGCCGctcagcaaaaacaaacaaccccaggCACTCTGCAAAAGTCTGAACTATAGTTTTAAGTAACTTTATTTCTAACCTTTACTATCTCTTCCAAAGAAAGTCTCAGTAGTATGTGAGACAACAGGGACACACGTGAGTCTTGTAACATCATGGACTCTACACAGTGCATCTCATCCAAACCACTGTGAAACAATGACCTTTAAAAGAAACCCCACAGTATTCCAGAACAATGCTTCATATTTACCTTCCTCTTTTAAGCATACTTTTGTTTGAAACACATTCATTGACTTATATACATTAATTTTAGAACGTCACTCTGCATGCTTCTGTAAATGGAAAGACCGTTAGTACCCAGATGAAGACAGaaacagcagctcagcaccagcagctcatTCCTCCAGCAAGACCGAGCAGCTTCTCCCGGCTTGCTGAGAGCGCCAGCTGCACAGCGGCCGGGGAACCGGACCCACAAGTGTACAAGGGGACAAGGCTGGAGAAACCTAAGTAACCAATAAAGACTGACAGGTGGGATGGGATGAAATGGCCAAGAAGAACATGACAATGTCTTGGAAATTTTGCTATTTGGTTTTACGAGCACCTATTGCTATTTCCTCTCCAGGACTTTGTATCTGTTGAATTTGGCTTACAGAGGGGACCAGAAACTGCACAATGGGAAACCATCCACCACAACTGGTAACATCAGAGAGCCCAGCCCTTTGTTATTGTGGTGCCAAAATTTCAAAGGCAGTTCCCAATACAGAAATCCCTCTTTAAATCTCATTCTTATTTCACATCTAACTAAAgatacaaattattttgtgtcATTGCATTGACAGTAAGATTTCTTGAGTCCGTGTGCTTTCTTGATGGCAGACACTTGTTTCTGGAAAGCTTGACAGGAGCTCAGCAGTGAGCAGCAACCAGAAGCCTTCAGAAGACAAGGGACTCCGCTCCAGCGAGCCAGCAACAGCCACACGGGCTGAGACCCCTGCTGTCCACATACAGCTTggccttctccttctctttgccTGAAACCAATTTGCTTTGTGTACCTGATACCTGCTCAAAAGCCCAAGCACCATCCTAAAGCACCAACAGCTGTAttggtttttccttttagaCCATTCCTGGGCATTTACTAGAACACAAAAATCTTCACATAGGACAGTGCTTTCTAAGTGTTTTAATTTTACAACTAAAAAATGGGCAGAAATGGCATTTGGTAACATCCAACACAGCTGTAAGGCAAACACCATTATATATCTTTAATAGGCTAAGACCTCTCTTTGGGGAGTAACCCAGTAAACAGCTGATATCCCACATGTTGTCATGGGTTTGCATGTACCTACTGGCTATAGTTTCCAGTTGTTTAAGGATGATAACACAGACGTTATTCAAACAGAAATTAAGTTTACCCACAAACAATGACATAAACAGAATCTTCACAAAAATGAGGTGGTTCAGGTCATAATGCCTGTTCCCTCACTGAAAGCCTTGCTTGATCTGAAGCAAAGTCACTGAAGCAGAGGACAATGTTGCTTGCTCTCAAACCACCCAGCTCTAAAAAGCTGCTCACATCAGCGCAACTAAGCCAAGCTGCTCACATCAGTGCAACTAAGCCAAGCTGCTCACATCAGCGCAACTAAGCCAAGCTGCTCACATCAGCACAACTAAGCCAAGCTGCTCACATCAGCACAACTAAGCCAAGCTGCTCACATCAGCGCAACTAAGCCAAGCTGCTCACATCAGCACAACTAAGCCAAGCTGCTTAGGCAgactggttgttttttttttttgacctggGAAAACTTCCCTGTGAGTGGGGTATAAGAGTTCATTGTGATCTGATGGCTGCTGTTCTTCCTTTAAACATCAGTTTTCCTCCACCTCCACTCcaccaacctcctcctcctctcttcaaGTCTCTCCATAAATCAGTCACCCAAAATCTCCTTAGCTACAGAACCCTCCACCGCAACAAGTACAGCTACCGTAATAAAGCTAATGAAACAGCGGGTGTACTGTTTATTCCCTCTAAAAACTTGCCTCACGCAAGAAAGGAGTGAGGCCCCCCCCGCCGGGGCAGCAATCTTCCTGGAGCGTGGAGCTCAGAGCACGTGACTGGTGCTTTCCAGCACCGCCACACTGGGCCTTGCGGTTCCCCCGGGTCtgacaaacagaagaaatgtCCGTATGCTTCTTGCCATTTACAGCTGGCACATATGCTGCCCCACCAATTGGATACGCTGAAGTTTTAAACAGTTTGGAAAAGCCTGCTATGAAATGTAATGAGGTAGTAACACTCGTGGAAAAAGCACTCACAGTATTCTAAGTATTCAAGAGAGATGACTCCTGCACATAAacagaagactggaaaaaagCAGAGTTTTCAGAGATTTGGCACTTAGATCATCTTGAAGCACACTTCCAATTCTGGCCAGGCCCAACGGGCTGAGATGCCTTTGTATTTCAAATAACATTTGCCAGTGACACAGGTTGTCTAAGCCTTACAAAGTCACGTTTacctgcagtgacctgccagGCGGACCCCTGCAGCGCTGCCCTTTTCTCAGCCAGAGCCACCACGTTACCAGGATGAGCGAGTCCTTCCAAAGGATTTGTTTCAGTCAccatctcttcttcctcctccacctcctctaCATCATCATTTCTCTCCAGTACATCTTCTTGTTCCTCTACAGTTTGCCCTTGATTTTTAACCTGATTTTCTTGCTTGGCCCTCCACTGTAAGCTCTCAATAGTGTAAACTGGCTGTTCACCGCAGTCTGAAGAGAGGCCTGTGCAGGACAAGGGGCCAGCCCCTTCCGTGTAAACAGAAGCGAGATAGAGAAGGTTCTTCCGTGAAGAACGTGACAAGCGAGGTCTCATGACTGTGAGTATCCTAGAAAGGAAAAGGCCAACACAGAAGTCTTACAAGCAAAAAAGATTCCAGATGAGGGTTTATCAAGCTGAACAGAATTTTATGTGTGCATTTGCTCCAGGACAGCTCACACACGTATCTCCTAAGAGGCCAATCTGATTATTCCCTGCTGGGTGGATGCCAGGATGCTCCTGTTTGTGATTAAAGACTTGGGACACTTCTAACTGAACTCCCGCGTTGCTGTTTTCATGTGAAAAAGTTACCACTTGTGCTAAACGTGACTCTATAAGCAAGTCACTGCAATGTGAGTGCTACCAAGTCACTTTTCTTCTGACCAGGTTGCTTCTTTAACACCTCCCCAGATAATCTCCGCTTTCATTTTGAAGGTGGGATCCTTTTAAATTATCCTTGGTCTTGTCTTTGTAGAATCAATGGGGAGGTGAGAAGCAACAAGCAGGGCTTTTTATGCACCTGCCCCCATCTCTACTAGATGCAAAGGGGAGCGAATGCTGCTGTAACCCAGTGCATCACACGGGAGGGGCCGGAGCGGTTCCACAGCACCGTCTGCTGCCCTTGTCTGCGCCACAGGGTCACACTTACAGCTGCAGAAGGTGTGGGGTTGCCCAGCAGGGAGCTTCCAAGCAGTTATCCGTCAGTCTTATCCACTGCAAAGGAACTTTGTGGAGGAACAGGTCCTTCCCAGACACCTGCTTGTTagactgttgttttttctttgcttgaaaGAAGACAATAGAGACAACAAGGTACTCAAAACTCATTAAAGATATGCTCTTTATCCCTTTCATCCTCAAACAGGCTGGCATTCCAAGCCCGAGACCAGATGTCATGACCAAACACGTGCGGTGTGCTGAAGGGACCTGCCACCACAGCGGGCCAGCCCCCCCAGGGTGACCACAGAGCAGGCGCCCCCCGCTGGTTCAGCGCACGCCAGCCCCggcagcacagccacagctgtGCCTGCACAGCATCGTCCCAGATATATatagaaacataaataaatatatagagagagagtaCACTGCTCCTGGAGCCTCAGATCACTCCAGACAGCGCTGCAATGAGCAGACCGAGCAGCTGGGAGCTGCGGCCATTTGGGATCCGGGTACATAACAGATGTGCTCAGCACTGACTGAGCATCAAACATGGACCTGCGGCCGCcacagagactggaaaaatcCTGGTGCAAAACCAACCAGCTGGAAACCTCCTCAGCGATACACTATATTGCAGTATTAGAGTCCTGTTAACAGAGTTCCTGTGACACGTTTCAAGTAAGTAAAGCTCTTCTGTGCCTCTGTTCCTGGAGTGAAACACTCAGTTTGCCAGTTTAAACAGTTCTAAAGAGttaggaacagaaaacaaagtattaCTTACTACTTTTGTCTAAGTTTAGAAGGCATGGGAATCCTGTGATGGGATTAAAAAAGGCCGGCAAGACGACGTGTCTTGTAAACACAGGCTTCTGTTAAGTGAGGAAATAACTGGGAACAGGGCACTCCTAACAAGTTGCATGTAACATATTTATTTGTTATCTGCTACTGTTATTTGCTACAACTACTatatatctggaaaaaaatggcacTTCAGGGCCCGATCTTTCGTGGGAGATGGGCTTTTCCTATCCTGAGGAGGCTGCAGCAAAGTTGTCAGTAACAATTCCAATTTTGTGCTAAGAAATGCATGACATACAGAAGCTGCAGGCTGAAAAGtttaagaaatgcaaaaataaaagctctatGTTCAAATGCTAAAATGTAGTAACTAGGTTATTGTGCTTTCCATCTAAAGCTCACAACACTCTCCCAATTTTCGCAATAGTACAGAAAAGACTCATCTTTTTACACACAGAAACCGCCGACGTGCTCACCAGCGTTCACTCTGGCAATGCCAGTCAGCAGCTCAGAAATCCAGTTGATCAGGAACTGGGGCCGCAGCTCTGAAGAGTCAGAACATTCCTTCAGCTCCATGAACATTTTCTCTATTAGGGTCTGTGTAAAACTTCGGGAAAGGAGGCCTGTGAGCAACGGCTGCCAAAAGCAGTAAAACGTCTGGGGAATTCTGAATTGCCAAACCTCTTTATttgctgcaattaaaaaaaaaagataagccCAGAATCTCTGGtttataatttttctcttctcacaGGTATGACATGTTTTGCAAACTTAAGCAGCTTGTTCTGAGATCACTGGTTCGAGGGGGCTTCCGGGGACCCCGCTGAACCTGGAACTATTCTTTTCTTATGCTAGGGAAGTAAAATAAGCAGCAAATTGATAATTAACACAACAGCTCaatgaaagtaaaaaatacaATGCCTGATCTAATAACATGGTAAACTGCaggaaaatctgttttcctaatCCCTTCCTAGTCTCAGCTTATTTCACATGTAATTCTGTCTAAAAATATactgcccaaagaaagcccattgAGCAAAGCAACACGGAGTCAAAAAACTCCTACATTTTTACTACTGTTATACAATCACAGAAATGTGAGGATCTGTCTTGGAAAGCTCTTTGGCTGTTGTTTCAAAGAGCTCCCAGGGAAACACacaaattattaattttcattgCCTCTAGGTATCTAAGCCTCTTGCAGAACATCCATGCAGCTCCACACGTACGGGCAGCAGCACGGAGCTAAGATGCAACTGGTGAACAAgcctaaaaaaaccaaaacccaacaccGTAGATTTGCTTCAAATTTTCAATGTAGAAAAGAAACTAGAGAAATCAGTAACTACGGCAGATAAGGGCAGAGACGAAAACTTCAGGAGACGGTTTGGCCAGGCAGCATTCAGTGCTGCAGAGCTCTTCCAAGGAGAGAGAAGTACCTAATAACAGCAGCTAAGCGTGGCCATAAAGTGGTCTGGAGAAGAGGTCAAAAGATGTTTAAAGACCCAGATATatgaaaaatacacagagaaTTACAGTTTTCAATacaatgagaaaaggaaaaacctgaaCCAACTTGCACACAACACTAGCTATGGTGGTGACCAAATCACTAACCTTCATACTTGATATTGAGCATCTTCAGACATTCCATCTTGGGGATGAGAAAGCCATCGCTGAGAAGAGCTTCAGCCACGGCCTCCCTAGAGCAACCAGAGTCTCATTAATGCCACTTACGCCTCCGGATTCCAAACCGCCGCTTGTACCAGAGAGGCCCCtggggcagcaccagcccagctgcatTTGTGATGCACAACAGACTCCACAGGATGGAACGGTAAACAGCTGCAGCACTTCAGGACAGATATGAAGCAAAGCAGAAGCAATTACCACTATGGTACTCAAAAAACAACTTCTAGGAACCTCTGTGTTCACTTACATAAACATATACACACAGCCATATGTTTaaagcttgtggggttgaagtaAAAGTGACTTCATTATAAGCACTTGCACACTCATTGCTGCTTTGGTAGCATAATAATATTCATCTTCTTGAACAAATGTCATGGTTGAGAATGGATCAGGAGCAGCAGCTACAGAGGGCAGAGCTTTTATTGAACTtctgaagaatcacagaatcattttggttggaaaagacttttaagattatagagtccaaccattaacctaacacagCCAAGTCCACTAAAGCACGTCCCTAAGCACCTCACCTGCACGTCTTTCAaacccccccagggatggtgattccaccacttgcctgggcagcctgttccaatgcctcacaacTCCTTCCATgaaaattttttcctaatatccaacctaaacctcccctggtggaACTTGAGGCCGTTTTGTCTCATCCTACCACCTGCTactggggagaagagaccaaccccctccatgctccagcctcctcaggcagttgcagagggCGAGAatgtctctcctcagcctcctgctctccagGATAAACAACCCCAGacccctcagcctctcctcataggacAGAGATTAACAACTCAGTCCTCAAAGAAGCTGAGGAAATCAACCAACTGCTTTCACCACAACCAGTGGAACAACATGGTGAAATGCAGTGCAACAGGTCTacaagcccagctctgcaacCTGTGCTTCACCTCAGCTCCTTATCACAGATGTACCTGTTCTCTTGCATGAGGTCTTTGATCTGAGCCAAAATCCACTCCACTTCTGAAGAGGAATCGGACCACAGCTCTCGAGACTTCGACACAGACTGCACAGTCTGCATAacctgcaggaaagaaaaagccaaacatTAATGGCAAATATGCTCGTGGTGGACAGAAAGTCATTTCTATGAAGAGAAGATGCATATGCCACATGTATTTCATCAATAGCACTTCAAATACTCACTAAAGTTCCCCTTCCTAGCagcatattaaaaattaatataaacaaTGTCGTACTTCGAAAAGGACTGCATTAAAAAGGCAGCGTCACCAAGGCATCACAGTCCGGACGTGCTCATTCTGGTTCTAAACCTTGCCCTCCCTGACTTCAGCACAAACCAGGACAGATTTTGAATCATTAACTTCACATGTGGGCTGGGGATGAGGCTTCCTACTTGGGACACAGTTTTGCCAGTCATGTTATGCATACAGGAAATCAAAACGTCAAATCGACACAGCCATCTAAGCAACCTGAGATGCTGAGAGCATCTGATGAGTGGAAGCAACACACAAACCAGACTACCAAGTTGTACCAAGAATGGAAGAGAGAATATGGAAGGTTAGTACTCATGTGAAAGCCAGTGATTTCTTGGTTTGATTTATATGTTATCTGGGTCTGTCCAGTAGGGCAAGACATGTCTTCTACTTCTGCTCACAACCTACGCAAGTAACAATTCTCTCCTCACCACCGCCTATAAAATACTGGTATGAAGCACGTTACATCACCAAGTATCTAGCAGATTCTTTTTGGAAGACAGTAACtactgagagaaaataaattatttttcctaccAGGTAGGAATGTAATGTAAAATGAGAATGGAAAACCAAGGTGTGGTTTTCATGACTGTGATTAGCTCTCTTCACCTGCATCTGCAAAGCTACCACTGCATGCAAAAGAGACTTTAATGACAAATCAAGTATAAACACATGACCTAAAGTGACTGAAGAACCTGTAGCCTACCCATACAAATAATCAGACAAGAAAGTCCACAGTCCCCATGACAAAGCTTATTTTATCCTAGATTACGCCTTACAAATTTACATAAATTTTTAAGTATAATAAGTAGTTAACAAAATAGCTAGAGAAGTATCTGTATCAGAGACCGTACAGTTACACTGTTATGCAGATGACTCTGAAGCACTGATAAGATATCCCTTCTGTATCACTGACACTTCTGGACAGATTCTGACTGGGGAGGATgctaaagggagaaaaaagggaTCCCTACAGTTAAATGAAATAAACTCCTGGCACGGCACCCGAGTCCTGCTCAGGCATTTCAACCGAGGCCTGTCCACGAGCAGCAGCTCCGCGGACTTAGTGCCCCgagcagggaaggggaagaacaCAATGTGCTGATGATCAGACTGCACTTACCCGAAACTGCTCATTCTTGTAGGATATCAGTACATCTCTGactttttctggaaataaacaTAAATAGATAGTTTAAACAGGGAATGGATCAACTATAAAAGAGAATTCTGTACCTGGGCAAGCTGCTTTGTTCTGCCAATTATGCACTCAAGGAAGACATCAGTCAAGTGAAGTAATAAATCCTGATTCAGACAACACTGATGACTCCCATAGCTTCCAGACTCTGCCAGCAACATTAATTTTATCAAGAGGTTGATGCAGGAGTTCAGTATTTTATCACTAATAGCAGCCAAAGACAAGCAAGTTCAATAAATCCAGAAGATCCAAAAAAATGCCTAAATAGATCAGCTtaaaagaaattgttcctaTTGGCAGTTCATGTTCTGATGTGTATTTGTATTCCTTATACTCTATTCCTTATACTCTATTCCAACTGCACTGTGGCTGTTCGCAAACCAACAGTATGCTTCTCGGACTTCACGAAACCCGAATTTACCATCTGCATGAAATGTCTTTTCTCTA is a window of Columba livia isolate bColLiv1 breed racing homer chromosome 12, bColLiv1.pat.W.v2, whole genome shotgun sequence DNA encoding:
- the LAS1L gene encoding ribosomal biogenesis protein LAS1L isoform X1 — protein: MAGGAEPGSPRGRRCSSPARKRLKPLRTVVAWRGRAEWDQVMVGLYCGDSRLQQEALDRVSAWKSRYGPKMPLAVDCTAELIRCKVLDSSGRLKSHELILSYGLALVRFVNLITERKQKMVSIPLRQLAREVDIPIWVVDLRHELTHGKLPHLALCRRGCDVVLEWLRKTYWSRQLGNNLCEESEDEDEEQEGVEANAELDSDAWEIQTPQHEACQKHKEFHEKVRDVLISYKNEQFRVMQTVQSVSKSRELWSDSSSEVEWILAQIKDLMQENREAVAEALLSDGFLIPKMECLKMLNIKYEANKEVWQFRIPQTFYCFWQPLLTGLLSRSFTQTLIEKMFMELKECSDSSELRPQFLINWISELLTGIARVNAAKKKQQSNKQVSGKDLFLHKVPLQWIRLTDNCLEAPCWATPHLLQLILTVMRPRLSRSSRKNLLYLASVYTEGAGPLSCTGLSSDCGEQPVYTIESLQWRAKQENQVKNQGQTVEEQEDVLERNDDVEEVEEEEEMVTETNPLEGLAHPGNVVALAEKRAALQGSAWQVTADEVQWKDFPLGKLPGQTDDPDGLMLDNYSMMSLLDQPARDEWKTPSTSSAELNVPGSGLLWTQNDFHKIKSGLQLF
- the LAS1L gene encoding ribosomal biogenesis protein LAS1L isoform X2, giving the protein MAGGAEPGSPRGRRCSSPARKRLKPLRTVVAWRGRAEWDQVMVGLYCGDSRLQQEALDRVSAWKSRYGPKMPLAVDCTAELIRCKVLDSSGRLKSHELILSYGLALVRFVNLITERKQKMVSIPLRQLAREVDIPIWVVDLRHELTHGKLPHLALCRRGCDVVLEWLRKTYWSRQLGNNLCEESEDEDEEQEGVEANAELDSDAWEIQTPQHEACQKHKEFHEKVRDVLISYKNEQFRVMQTVQSVSKSRELWSDSSSEVEWILAQIKDLMQENREAVAEALLSDGFLIPKMECLKMLNIKYEANKEVWQFRIPQTFYCFWQPLLTGLLSRSFTQTLIEKMFMELKECSDSSELRPQFLINWISELLTGIARVNAAKKKQQSNKQVSGKDLFLHKVPLQWIRLTDNCLEAPCWATPHLLQLILTVMRPRLSRSSRKNLLYLASVYTEGAGPLSCTGLSSDCGEQPVYTIESLQWRAKQENQVKNQGQTVEEQEDVLERNDDVEEVEEEEEMVTETNPLEGLAHPGNVVALAEKRAALQGSAWQVTADEVQWKDFPLGKLPGQTDDPDGLMLDNYSMMSLLDQPARDEWKTPSTRTCP